Genomic DNA from Dermochelys coriacea isolate rDerCor1 chromosome 27, rDerCor1.pri.v4, whole genome shotgun sequence:
TTTGCTGGTGACCCTTTGCCAGAAGCCAGTTCCATGGAGCGGTCCATCAGCTGGGGGAGGTAGGTGTTTACATTTAGAAATTAAGCAATTCCTACTTGTGCTTAGAGAATTGCCATCCCTCCCTGGGTTGGTGCCATGCTGGGACCAGTGGCTGCAAAAccggggctgtggggagcagccCCCAGTGGTGCAGCAATGGGCCTGCagcctcctgcttcagggcctgAGCCAAGCACTTCTTGCCTGGCAGTAAGGGGAACCAGTTATTCCACAAGTCCCACTgtgaggtttcttgcaccttcctctgaagcgtcTGGTGCTGGCTGCTTTCAGAAGTGGGACACTGGATTGGATGGACTCTCCAGTCTGACGCCAAGATAAAGGAGGGTATTTAGTGCTGGCTGTTTCCATCCAGCCTTACTTGGGCGTAACAGTAATGCTGTGTTCTGATTGATATACCAGCTGGGTTATGCCTCTGACCCCGGCTCTCCAACCCTGTCCACAGGAGTCACTCTGGGGCAGCAGGGATGTGAGACCCAGAGAGATGGATCCAAAGCAGAAACTGACTTGGTTCAAGCTCTGCAGATGGTGTTTCCCTCTCTGCCATTGCTCAGCCTCTGGATGGGCCCCGTCACTGCTAGCAAGCCCCACACAAGGAGGGAATATAGCCAAAGAGAAATGATAAAATCCCTGCGCTGAAATAACATCCAGGGCTTGGACAAAGTGGAGGGAAAGAGGCCAGGAGTACAGAGGCACTCactccccctgcccagctgctggagcctggggagCTGTGAGTGAAGATAAAAATAGACTTTAAAAGGATCCAGGCACAGCTCCCATGGTCACCGTGGGCTCAGCCCCAGAGATGGAGGCCCCTGTCTGGGTGGGGACTCACCATGGGCTCAACCCCAGAGATGGaggcctctgtctgaggggggACTCACCGTGGGCTCAGCCCCAGAGATGCTCCAAGCTattttgctgatgacacaaaccCCAAAGTATTTCAACCCCCAATTTCCTTTCCCCTGTGCCATGTCTCTTTGCTAACTTTGTCCTTGCTCTGTTTGGAGACGGAAATCAATGGGCCATGCCATAGCCCTgggcgctggggctggggctaccTGCCCTACAGGGGAAAggttaaacaattaaaataaatattcttggCCTTTAAAATGCAAGAGAAAAGTGGCAGAATTGCTTCTCTCCATAGTCGTTCATTGACTAGAAGCtggagccagacaaattcaaattagaaattaggcccCAGTTTTCtgcagtgagggtgattaatcatTAGAATAAATTCCCAGGGTAAGTGTTGGTTCTTTATCTCGTGATGTCTTCTGAAGTTCTGGGGCTCCATACAAGAGTAGCAGGGTGAAATGCAATAGCCTACCTATCATATacaggagggatatgatagatcttatggtcccttctggccttaagtgCTATGAATCTTGATTGTTGTATGCAGTATTGCTGTAGctatattagggagacaaggtgggtgaggtccaataaaagatattatgccCCCCCCTTGTCTCTATGTGAATCTAGACTGTTATTTAACACCTACATGTTGAGTCTTGTCATCTTGagcagtgtccctttaacttcAGTATGATGCCCACTGGGAGGCAGCAATCTGGGGCTCACAAGATCCATGTAGCCAGAGCTCTAGGGTAATCTCTCCAGTTCTTGATGTCATGCTCCAGACTGTACCCCTCCACCACACAGCCTGTGCCAGATCCTGCCCTTCGTTACTCATCTGTCTGACTGTGTGGTGCTGATGGTTTCATGGCCCTTCAATTTCACATCCTCTCCCCTAGTATTCCTGCCCCTCGTCAGCATTTGCAAGTGTGGGGTGGGTCCTCTCCCGGCCTGGGTTGCTCTCCACTGATGGATGCCATGCAAGTGGGACCACTACACTGCTGATTTGCAGAGAGGGTGTCCCACTAGCACTCCACCCAGACAAACGCACAGGGccctttacaaacactaattgtCTAATTGTCACACACCCGTGGAGGCAGGGATCATTATTGCCATTCTGCTGCTGGGGAAACGGGGACAGAGAGGAGAAGTAACTCGCCCAGGCTCATACAGCAgggaagagaatccaggagtccaggctcccagcacaGATGTCATCGCTCAGTCTACATGGGGAGAGCAAATCAATCTCTTCTCTCTGCTCATTAGATACAAACTTGCTGTCACCAAACGGAAAGAGGAGGAGCCAACCAGCACCAGCATCTACAACCAGAATGACCCCTGGACGCCCACCGTGGCCTTCGCTGACTTCATAGACAATGAGACCATCGTAAACGAGGTGTGCTGGGTTCTCCTTCCACTGGGGGCTGCAGCGCCTTCCAGGGGAGTGtgcaggacagacagacagacatacacacacagcaagcagatGGGGAGCCCAGTCCACGGGTGGGCAGACACAGTGCTGGCTAGAGCAGTTCATGTCACAGCCATCAGGGTATTCCATCATTCCCTGTGTGTGTTGAAGTGTCTGCTGGACCAATGGTCATTGCTCAGTGGTGTTTACAGAGGGTCTGCCCCAAGTGTGTTCTCCTAACTAGCAGTTCTCCTGAAATAGCCCAGTGATGCGTCTCTTCCTCTTCCAGGACCTGGTTGCCTGGATTTCTGTTGGTTTCCTGCATGTCCCACACACGGAGGATATTCCTAACACAGTGACTGTGGGGAATGGAATCGGCTTTTTCCTGAGACCCTACAACTATTTCGATGAAGACCCCTCTGTCCGCTCACCTGATGGCATCTATTTCAGAAGTGACCAGGACCCCAGCATGTGTGAGGTTAACCATGTTGCCTGCCTGTCAAAGACTGCCTCGTGCTCACCAGCCCTCCCCTCATTCACCTACAACGGCTTCCAGAACCAGACAGGTCCCTGAGCCACTGACTGCAGGGCCTTGTAAGTGTGCTGGTGATTGACTATTCCTTGGGCCATGTGCTCAGGTTTCCATTGAAAGCGGCAGTCACCCCTGGCTCACTGACACCCATAGAGCTGTAGATGGTTTATATGTAGCTGAATACTCATACTGCTTACAAAAACGTCAGTGAAAGAGGATGCTCTCTCTCTGATCAAACATAATTGCCGtactctgctgctggactgaaatcaataaaaatgcACAAGTCCTAGACAAAGCACCGAGAACAGACAAGGAGAAATCTTGCACTACCGAGACCTGGACTAGATGAGACCCCTGCAGCATGTCTTATTTAgcctcattttttttctgtgattcCCTGTTCACTGAGtacatttagggctagattttcaaaagagctcagctcccatgcatccgatgaagtgagctgtagctcacgaaagcttatgctcaaataaatttgttcatctctacggtgccacaagtcctccttttctttttagttcccatttaggcacttaaatagaCCAGTCAGAAGTTTCCTAGGTGGGAGCTGAATTCCTCTGACAATCTGGCCCTTCAAGTGGAGTTCTGCAAAGTGATTCTATCTAGATGGCAGCGTGGGATTTCTCAGCATGCAGGTGACTGAGGCTGCTGCATATCCTGTATAATTCAGCCCACAGAATTGTGCAGGATGGCACATGGTTGGCCTCATCCCTAAGGCCACAGGGATTgagatggagcattgcatgctggaaTCTGTTGCACCTCTGTATTAAAGAGGAAAGGTGGCTGCAGTCTACTCCATTGAATGTCAAGTAGGTGAAGCAGTCAGGTTCCTGGCATGTTGCCAACAGGGCCCTCAATTGAGCAAAGTTTGAAATACCTCATGTCTAATTAAAGTTTTCCCGGTCCCTTTTGATTTAACAGATACCTAGTGACCCGGTGCAGAGTTGCAGTTTATCTAAGAGTGTATATAAGAAAGTTAGACACAGAAGCTGTGCAAACTCACTAGACATGGCCTGACGTAGCTGCAAGCAAAACATTCACTAGCAAGCATCTGTCATCTTCTCACAGGCCTACCAAGGAGCTCAGGGTGGATGTGCATTCAAGACCAATTTTTATTTCCTGTAACATTTCTATATTGCTACAAGCTCTGTATCCTCATTGGCTTAGATGTATGTCAAAATATTACAGATGTCAGTACATTCACATATATTCAATAGTTAGACGTATGTCCACATTATAAAACACAGGAAAAGATGTGCTATTAATACTGAACCTAATAAAAGGTCAGTTACAGCAGTGTCATTtagaaaaggttttaaaaagtgCTAATGGCTTTAGAAATGTCCTGCTTTTGTCTCCCGTTTTGTGTTGTTGTAAGGcactggctctcaacctttccagactactgtaccccattcaggagtctgatttgtcttatgtaccctaagtttcacctcatttaaaaactacttgcttacaaaatcagacgtaaaaattcaaaagtgtcacagcacacaattactgcaaaatggctgactttatcatttttaccatataatggTAATATAATGGTTATACCATATAATggtaatataattataaaacagatcaattgaaattaaaatattgtacttagacatttcagtgtatagtatatagaccagtataaacaagtcattggctgatgaaatttgagtttgtactgacttcgctagtgcttgttatatagcctgttgtaaaattaggcaaatatctagatgagttgatgtactccctggaagacctgtgGGTATCCCCAGGAGTGCGTGTGccccttgttgagaaccactgctgtaagggAGCAAAGGCACCTTCGGGTGGAAGTGTGGCCCAGTGTGCTGGACACTGGGTGGGAGGCAGAAGGtatgggttctgttcccagctctgcttgtgACTCAGTGTGTGTAACCTGGGAGGTGTCACTTGATCTCCTGGTGCTGTGGTTTTctctgctgcaaaaggggcatgAATCGATAATGCTGACCCtgtattgtaaaatgttttgagctCAATGGATGAAGGTGATGAGTGTTCCCActggagggaggcagggctgaAACAGACCCGGCAGGATTTTTGTGGAGACCCAATAGGAGGGTATAGGACAGCGATGACGTACTGTGTCCTGGGAaaggaaggggcaggaggggggaatgCACCaggcagactgtcagaaagcTCAGGCTATGTTGCAGCAGACTGCAGATGGCAGACGGATGTTCAAGATGGGTCTCAATGGCTGGTGTAGTTCGGGGACTGCCAGTTCCATGGGGAGGTGTTAGGGCATTGGCTGGCATGCTCATTTGCATGGAATTGCCCAGAATGCCCCTTGTTATTTCACTGCCCAGCTAGTGGGAGAACAGCCTGGATGGTTTGAGTGCTAGGTGGATCCATGCAATAAGAGTTGataacagtcccttattttttcatcttgGTACAACAAGAGTGGAAGTTGCTGAGTGCGTGATGGTGAATGGAGGTGAGTCCTGTtgataattaattataataataatatcagaggagaggaagggcaggggcgctaagaaaacagtcctttatttttgaaatacaatgttggcaacccttTCTCCAGGCTTTTCAGGTTGGTTTTGCATCTGTCTGCTAGCTGGTCAGGAGGCATTTGCTGAGGGGTCTGGGGGATTTGTGGTCTCTGTTGGGTCAAGGGAGCTGGTGCTCAGAATGGCATTCCTTGCCTAATACACTAGCACTCGAGTGCTTTTCAAACCCAGACTTATGTGTGATCCATTTCCTAGAGATGGGCTGGAACTAGAACCCCAGCTCCAAATACTCTCTGGGAAAGTTCAGATTCAGGCCTAAACTTTACTCCCTGACTCCAACTCCTAACACATGGGGATTGCGCTGCCTGTTTGCTATGAACAGGACAAGATGAtctggggggcagtgggaagaGATGCTCCTTAAATTGTCCTTCATTTCTCCttccccaggccctggctgtcaGTCCTGACTCTGGAGCCTGTCAAtggtgctgcagagctggctggttgtGGGAGATGGGGCTCAGAGACGCTGATTGTCATTACAAGTGCATTGCAACACACTGGAAAGCTCAGAGGTGGAGGAAAGAcctgccctggcctggcctgctgTGAGGGGTTGCAAGATTCTCTTTGCAGCACTCAGCGCAGTGACAGGAAATAAATGCTAGGTTCTGCTCTTGGTCCTCAGATCCCCTCTGTCCGCGATGAGAAAGTTTCACTCCCTTAGGACACTGGTGGGCTGCTTAATTGTCTCTCTAGCACAAACAGTCAGGGCAAGAGGGGTCAGAGGCTGAGCACCAGGGCCGAGCTCTCAGCAAATCCCAGAGCAAGGGTCCAGCGAGCTGGAACATGCTCCCCAGCCACTTCCGGTCAGTAGGCCCACGCAGAGTAGCTGGCTCGAGGCGGGCAGTGCTACGGCACGGGGGCTGGGGCGTATTCCACACTGGAGCAGGCTGCTGGGAGTTGTGCGGCAGGATTGTGGAGTGGCCCCAACCTCGCTAAGCTGGGCACTGCACAAAGGAACAGGCCCCTGCACTCCGGAGCTGAGGAGCGAAGCGCCAGCAGTTGCCTGTTGTTATGATGACGGCTTTTCTcgccaggctggggggagggggccctTGGCGCAGGCCCAAGGAAGACTGGTGCCTTCCCTTTAATGAAGGGGACTCTCCGTGTTCCTCCACCCGACTCTGCGGGGTTCTGGGGTCAGGGAGAGGGTTGGCCTGAGAACAGGTCATCAGCCACCTTTGAAATTCCCTTGCTCTGGCTGCTTCCTCCGGGCTCGATTTGCTTGTGACATCACAGTGGCCACCACAGTAACCAGTCGTGCCGTCACTATCAGAGGGGGGAGCGGCCATGGTGCATGACCGCTGAAGATGGCCCCGCCGTCCAGGCGCAGGAGAACCTCGCATGCGacggggagggagagaagactcACAGCTGGCAGAGAAGTGGAGCTGGCTTAGCTCCCAGCATGAGGATGCTCTCCTCCTTTCACCCCTTTCCCGGCAGGCGGCAACCCAGCTGCTTCCAAGCTCTGTGGCGCAGGGCAAGAGCGCTGTGGGGCTGTCTGTGGCCCAGCGTGTGGGAGGCTCAGCTCCCCCTCCCTTGGGTTGCCTGTTGTTCCCTGAGGACTATTTGTTCAATAGTTGATTGTGATTTGTAAGGAGCCTGGTTGATGGTACACAGAGCAAGGGGCAGGTTAAAGGGCTCTGGGAGCAGCACATCCAGGGCCCCAGAGGCATGAGTTCTCCAGCTGTCCCGTATTTGTACAATAACTTTGCTACCGTCCCACGCACAGGACGCGTGCTGGGATTGCTCTGTGGACCCAGTCCGTTGACAGCAAAGCACTAGCTGGAAAGTAAGGGACAAACAAGTGAGTTAATGTGTAACAATTGTACCAAGCAGGGATTAATCAGCCCTGGCCTTGGCTTTTGTGGAGAGCAGTCCTCTTAGCTCTGAATCAGAGACACGGACCCTTGTCCAATGGCCCCATAGCCCTGCCAGACACCTGGAGGGCCTCGGAGCTCACGCAGCCCAGCGCCGTGGGCACAGAACATCTGAGCAAGTCCCACATGCCCTAGCACTCGCTTCTTCGTAGTGGGGCTTGTCCCAGGGAACATACACCAAACTGGAAGGCGAGGCCCCAGAGTCCGGTGGGTTTGTGtgtctgagggtgggggaggcccATGTCTGCCCCAAGGCACAGATGCTTGACCACGGTCAGTGTTTGGCCTTGCTTTCGAGACATTGGTCAAACCACACATGCACCTTAGGCTGGGCAGTCCCATGGGAGAAGCAGGGGAATCTACCTCATGCAGCACCTGCCTTGACCTCTCAGGGGCTAGGACATTCGCTGGGGCAGCAGGCCCGGCCTGAGAGCCTGGTGGGCTGCACAAGGATCTGCAATGCTTTCCCCATCTCTCAAACGGCAGCACTCCTCAGGCCCCATGAGGAGCTCTGGGAGGCTGGTGTGAAGGGCCGGTGGAACACCAGTATGTGTATGCAGCGCAGTGGCCGTGTGAGTGTATTTATACAGACTGTCATGGAAcccaggggctgggccaggggcagTTTGCTGCCCGGTGCAGGAAGGGACTCGGTGATCTGATGGATCACAGCCGTCGAAGGTCAGGATTGGTAGGAGGGTGTATTGTGCTGTGGGCTGAACAAGAACAGAGCCAGTACCAAAGCCTATTGAGACGCAAAGCATCTCCAGCTACTGGAGGCCATGAAGACCCTGACCCTGGGCTGACTGCGTCCAGGTGGGGGTGTCATTTGTGAGGTGGATTTTGTGGGATCGGAGCTGGAGGCTTTCTATAAAAATGAGGCTTTGGAGCTCCTTGCTCTTATCTGAGAGACGTTTTATGGCTGCTGCATTCAGGGGATCCCTGCCTGGGCCCGGCCTGGCGCACGGGCACGCAGTGATGGCCCCCTCTCTCAGGCTCCTTTGTGCCCACGCAGGGGCACGTGCAGGGTTCTGTGCTCTTTGCTTTACCACAAGGGCTGCTCCTTCCTGCGCTATTATGGactcctcctctctcctgggtGCTAGTTCAACCCCAAAGCCCTGACCAGGCACAGTCAGGGTTCCCTTTCCCCAGGAGCAGCAATGTCAGCTCAGCTCTCCTGGCCAAAGTGCCCCTTGGTGAAGTTACCCTGGGTCTCCCCCAGCTCTAGGCTCAGGACTGCGTCATGCTGCTGGCTCCTATGTCCCATctcagaggtggttgcatttcagtggcaagAGCAGTTATCCCCAGTCTATGCCCTGTCTGAAGGATCCCTGTCTGAGGGATCAGTGTATTAGGATGATTCCTCTTTTAat
This window encodes:
- the AOC3 gene encoding membrane primary amine oxidase isoform X2 — translated: MLRTKNSLVAHDMTFDTVQAPWNPEHQIQRPRLTKKVLYTEDKAVFPLHSKIPRYIHFATNRENKWGNQRGYRIQIVSFAGDPLPEASSMERSISWGRYKLAVTKRKEEEPTSTSIYNQNDPWTPTVAFADFIDNETIVNEDLVAWISVGFLHVPHTEDIPNTVTVGNGIGFFLRPYNYFDEDPSVRSPDGIYFRSDQDPSMCEVNHVACLSKTASCSPALPSFTYNGFQNQTGP
- the AOC3 gene encoding membrane primary amine oxidase isoform X3, whose protein sequence is MTFDTVQAPWNPEHQIQRPRLTKKVLYTEDKAVFPLHSKIPRYIHFATNRENKWGNQRGYRIQIVSFAGDPLPEASSMERSISWGRYKLAVTKRKEEEPTSTSIYNQNDPWTPTVAFADFIDNETIVNEDLVAWISVGFLHVPHTEDIPNTVTVGNGIGFFLRPYNYFDEDPSVRSPDGIYFRSDQDPSMCEVNHVACLSKTASCSPALPSFTYNGFQNQTGP